In Mercurialis annua linkage group LG5, ddMerAnnu1.2, whole genome shotgun sequence, a single genomic region encodes these proteins:
- the LOC126681579 gene encoding uncharacterized protein LOC126681579: MAEAYFFESPLLLSKPDPSESPFPVRSRSELPTPIHELIMEGSSGDGVVLCDCGTPARVQTSTTEKNPGRRFYCCPKPNNPDCKFFQWIDKGLDGYAHTVVTNLKMEVTHLQNERNAALLQAGEVRAHLAAKVLENSSLKGEVDALKEIVDMYKHENQILKEEMGLEMMEVETLKERIEEVQLHHAQAKKIKTKLTYGLYGCGVVTAGAVLYALYR, from the exons ATGGCAGAAGCGTATTTTTTTGAGTCTCCTCTTCTCCTCTCCAAACCTGACCCCTCTGAGAGTCCATTCCCTGTCCGGTCCCGTAGTGAGCTTCCAACACCAATACACGAGCTAATTATGGAAGGTAGTAGTGGCGATGGGGTTGTTCTGTGTGATTGTGGAACCCCGGCGCGAGTTCAGACCTCAACCACTGAGAAAAATCCAGGCCGGAGGTTCTATTGCTGCCCAAAACCAAAT AATCCAGATTGTAAGTTCTTTCAGTGGATTGACAAAGGTTTAGATGGCTACGCACATACGGTGGTCACTAACTTGAAGATGGAGGTGACTCATTTGCAAAACGAACGTAATGCAGCTCTTCTACAAGCTGGTGAAGTCAGAGCTCATTTGGCAGCTAAGGTGTTGGAGAATAGTTCACTGAAGGGAGAAGTTGATGCCCTAAAGGAGATTGTTGACATGTACAAACATGAGAACCAAATTCTGAAGGAAGAAATGGGGCTGGAAATGATGGAGGTGGAGACATTGAAGGAGAGGATTGAGGAAGTGCAGTTGCACCATGCACAAGCcaagaaaatcaaaacaaagcTGACCTATGGATTGTATGGATGTGGGGTAGTTACTGCTGGGGCAGTTCTTTATGCATTATATCGCTAG